The following nucleotide sequence is from uncultured Draconibacterium sp..
TTCTTCAGGTTCCAGGAAACGACCTTCCAAACGAATTTTTTGTAAAGCCTCGCGCAAATCGTAAAAATGCGTAGCTGGGAAGCTGTCGAATTCGCGGATGATTCGGCAAAACTCATTCACCTCATTTAGTTGTAACAAAATGGTATCGTACGACGTTTGAAAATGCATTTCCTGCACCCACTCGTCGCCCATGGTGCTGATGCACTTGTTGGTGAGCATTTCGCGAATGCGGTCGAAACCAATTTTTGCCTCGAAATTATTTGGATAAATGTTTTGCATAGCTGTTTCTTAATCAGCTGCAAAAATAGTGTTAGGAGTTCATGTTTCAAAGTTTTTCACCAGCAGACTTTTTATCGGCGGTTAAGTAAGTATATGTTTCTAGTTTTCAGTACTTAAAACAACATGTTTAATCTGTCTGCGGTTGTAAGTGTAAGTGATGTGAATTAATCCATCAGTTGTTTGGATTATACACGGATAGCTAAATTCGCCTTCCGGCTCATCTTCCAAATGCATGATGGTTTGCCACAATTTTCCATCGGTAGAATAATAAAGATCGAGTTTGTTTCGTCCGGCTTCCCACGAATCGCCACTTGGCAGAGGATTGTTAACCAGTAATTTTGCGCCCGATTGCAGCGTGATGGCATCAATTCCGGAATTGGGATGAGGAATGTTTGTCGGCTGAACTTCGGACCATGTTTTTCCTTCGTTGTGCGACCAACTTTCCATAACTACATTTTGGTTGCTGCGCAAAAGCGCCTGGATACTTTCATTGGGATAAACCAGTAAAGTGGGTTGAATAACTTTTACCGAATCGGGTGATGGAATATCAATTTTTGTCCAGGTTTGCCCACCGTCTGTTGATTGTTCAATGTGCGATTTCCATAACTCATGACTTTCTTCGGTACTCGACGGGCTGAGGATGACACCCGATTTTAGTAGGATCGGTTTATTTCGTATCGGGCCAAGAATTCCGTTTGGCAGTTGTTCTGCTGCCGACCATGTTTTTCCTTCATCACCAGAGTGCATTACCATTCCCCACCAATCGTTCGGGCTCGGGCCAACTTTGTAGAAAAGATCGATTTTGTTGTTTGCGTTTCGGAATAGAACCGGGTTCCATGTTGGTAGCGAGGTTGTGTCAGCTTTGCCATCAGCAACTTTAAGTGGTTTTTGCCATTGGCCGTTTGTAAAGGCAGCCGTGTAAATACTCACTTCCGGGTGACGTTCGTAAGGGCCGCCAAAAAACGACAGCAAAAGCCCTTCGTCCGTTTCTATAATCGATGAAGCGTGGCACTGAGCGTATTGCACTGTGTCGGAAATATAACTTTCGGAAACAACCTGAAAGTTTGTGCTTTTGTTTTGTTGGCAACTTGTAATTAATAACAAGGCAAAGCATATTAAGAAGAGTGAGTTTTTCATTAATCAAATGTCGTAAATTTCATTTTATTGAAAAAGGATGTCATCTTATTAATTGGATGACATCCTTTTCCGTTTATAAAATCCAGGTTGTTTTTATTGAAAATTATCCCTTTGGAACTTTCTCTCCAGGGAATCGTTTGGCATATTCCCCCCAGAAAAGTTTCACTTCGCTTTTCATTTCTTTTGAAAGCGAAAGTATACCGATAAGGTTCGGAATTGTCATTAAGGCAATGGTAATTCCCGAAAGTGTCCAGATAATTGTGGTGTCGGTAAACGATGCCAGGAAGAATCCGATAACATAAACAATGCGGTACCACACTTCGCCTTTTACGCCAAACAAATAGGTTACCGCCCGGCCGCCGTAATACGACCAGCTAATGGCCGTTGAAAACGCAAACATCAGCAGACCGATAGAAACAATGTATTTTCCGTAATCGCCAAACCAGCTGCGGGTAAATGCAATGGTGGTGAGTGGCGCACTGTGCATCAACGATTTTCCTTCCAGAGCCAGACTTGCCGGATTAGGGCTATCAGGGCTTCTGTCGATTTTACCGTTTGTAATTTTTATCTCGCCGCTGTAAGGTTGATCGCCGTCTAAAACTTTAATGTCTTCGGCTACCGAACGGGCGTGCAAAATAGTTGGCTGGTTAATAATTTCGCCATTTTGTACTTGCAGGCTATTGTTGAACATCGGTAAATCCGCTTGTCCAACCAGGTAATTGTGCAGTTGTTCTACATCGGCTTCCGAAGTTTCAGAATAAGTGTCGGCAAGAACAACAATGTCAGTTTCCTGGAACAGATTTTCGTGTTTCTCTGTCCAAACTCCCGACGATA
It contains:
- a CDS encoding sialidase family protein, with translation MLLITSCQQNKSTNFQVVSESYISDTVQYAQCHASSIIETDEGLLLSFFGGPYERHPEVSIYTAAFTNGQWQKPLKVADGKADTTSLPTWNPVLFRNANNKIDLFYKVGPSPNDWWGMVMHSGDEGKTWSAAEQLPNGILGPIRNKPILLKSGVILSPSSTEESHELWKSHIEQSTDGGQTWTKIDIPSPDSVKVIQPTLLVYPNESIQALLRSNQNVVMESWSHNEGKTWSEVQPTNIPHPNSGIDAITLQSGAKLLVNNPLPSGDSWEAGRNKLDLYYSTDGKLWQTIMHLEDEPEGEFSYPCIIQTTDGLIHITYTYNRRQIKHVVLSTEN